The Gemmobacter fulvus nucleotide sequence CTCAAGGAAGGCGATCAGATCGACCTGGTCAAGGACGACCGCCAGGTCAGAGTCCGTCGTCTGGCGCGCGCGGATGAGGTGCTGACGGGTCTGCGCCAGTTCCGGGGCAAGCTGCCCGCTGCAGAGCGCCTGAGCCGCGATGACGCGCATGAGCGCTGAGTTCGCGGATACGAATGTCGTTCTTTACCTGCTCGACGACGGCTCGAAGGCCGATCGCGCCGAGGTCATCCTGGGGCAGGGGCCCCGGATCAGCGTTCAAGTCCTGAACGAGACGCTGGTCAACTGTCGCCGCAAGGCTGGCCTGAGTTGGGAGGAAGCAGGGGCGTTTCTCGAGGGCGTGCGCGCCTTGTGTCCCGTCGAAGACCTGACCCTTCAGACCCATGACGTCGGCCGCGCCTTGGCGGAACGCTACGGCTTCTCGATCTACGACGCGATGATCGTGGCCAGCGCTTTGGTTGCAGGCTGCACCACGCTGTGGAGCGAGGACATGCAAGATGGCCTGCTGGTGGAAGGCCAACTTCGCATCATCAACCCCTTTGCGCGAGCGGACAGTTTCTGAGCTTGTGTCGCGTTTGGTTCCCGATTTCAATTGAAGCGATTAGCTGAAATCTGAGCGGTCGCGTTCGAGCTTATCATTTCACTAAAGGCGCTGCGGTGGGGCAGGGGGGTCACAATCCCGCGGCCTTGGTCAGGTTCACCCGGAACCTGTCGCGGCGTCGCTGGTATCGGCGGGTCATCTCTGCGCTGGCATGACCAAGCTGCTTTTGAACGTAGCGCTCATCAACTTCCGCGCTGCTGGCAAGGCCTGCGCGCAGGGAATGGCCCGAGAACAGCCGCACGCGCTCGGCTTCAGGCAGATCAGGGCGTAGCCCGGCCTCGCGGGCGCAGGACTTGATCAGCCGGGCGACGTGCTTGTCCGACAACCGCTCGCTCGTAGCTTTCAGGCCGTTGCGTGACGTGGCGACGAAGATCGGGCCGAAGTCGATCCTTGCGTAATGCAGCCACTGCGTCAGGGCATGGACCGGGCAGGTCTGATCTGATGAGCCGCGGGCGATTTCGACCTCGCGCCAACCGGTCTTGCCGCGCAGGGTGAGGAGCACGCCGTCCTCCAAGATCTCGACCCAGCCGCCGGAGTCAGGCGTGTCATCCTTGCCGTGGTCGAGGCTGACAATTTCGGACCGACGCAGGCCACCAGCAAAGCCGATCAGCAGGATCGCCCGGTCGCGCAGGCCGCGCAAATCGTGGGGGAGGGTTGCCAGCATGTCGCGCAGGTCTTCCGGCAGAATGGCCTCTTTCTGTGCTGGTGGCCGTGCGTGCTTGCGGCGGATGCCAGCCAGGACGCTGGCAATGTGCCGATCTTTGCGGTCGAGCCGCTCTCCGCGCTGCGCATAGCCCCAGGTCAGGCCAGACAGCCGCCGTTCTATAGAGGAGGCCGAGAGGGCAGGTGCTTTGCCGCTCGGCGCTGCCAGATCGGCGATGTAGAGGCCGATCAGCTGGGACGACGAGGGGAGAGGGTCCGCGCCACGCATCCGGCACCAGCGCGCGAAGTGGGCCCAATCCTTGGTGTAGGCCTTCAGCGTGTTCTCCGACGCCGCCTGACGCGCATAGTCACGCGCCGTTTCGACCAGGCGGTCGAGCGTGCCCGAGCCAGCGACATGGGAGGGCAGGGCGATCGTGTCGCGCTCCGTATCAGCGCTGTCGTCCCGCTCATGGCGATCGGGACGTTCCGGGGGTTCTGAAGGCGATTTCTCGGGCGTTTCGGTCATACCGTCGAGCATACTCCCGGCACGTCCGATAATGCAACATTATTGGACATAATGGCGCTGACAAAGCTGCGGCGCTATTGGTGCATTTAGCTGGTAGAAAGCGCCGTCATAATGTAGGCTGCCGGCATGAGAAAACCGCGCGCCGAGCCTTTGGAAACCTTGCCGATGCTGCCCCCGCTGCCGGGCTGGATCGGTGCTGCCCCGGCAGAAACCCTTGAGGCAGCGGCCTTCCGCTCTGGGGCCGCGCTGGCGCATCTGAGCCAAGTGACCGCGGCCGGGGATGTGCCTGTGGCGCTGTGGCGGGACCGCTTGGCTTTGGTGGCGGCCGGGAACTGCGCTGAAATGGCGGGGCGCAGGGAAGGGCCGGGCGCCTTGCGCGATGCCCTGCACCTGACGGGTCCGGGCGACGACCCCGGCCCGGCGGGACGGCTTTTGCAGCAGTGGTCACGCGCGGTGGCCCGGCCTGTCTCGGTCGCGCATCTGACCAATGCGCTGCAAGGGATCGTGGCCGAGCGGATCGCGCTGTGCCTTGATGCCATGGGGCAGACCCCGGTCGACCGCGCGGCGCATGTCATTGAGGCGGTGCTGACAGATCACCCGCGGGCCGAAACTGCGGCGCTGATCCTTGCCGATGCGGTTCTGGCAAAGGGGGTGGGGGCAACGCATGTGCTGCCACTTCTGGCGCTGACGCTCAGGCCCCGCGACCTGCGCCTGCGGGGCGATGATCTGCGTCTGGCCTGTCACCGCGCCGTGGTCTCTGCCATCGGCGGGCAGGTGCTGCCACTGGCCGGGGACTTGGCCCGGGCGGCGGCCCGCCTGCGGGCGGTGGCCCCAAAGCTGCGCGCCAAGGCGGCGGGCCGGGCGGTCGATCTGTTCCTGTCGCGCGATGCGCTGGCGCCGGGGGCATTGGCCTTTATGTCGGATCGGGCCGCGCGACGGCTCTGCGACCGACTGGTTGCGCTCGGCGCCGTGCGCGAACTGACAGGGCGGGACACGTTCCGTCTGTACGGGGTCTAAGCATGGGGCGGCGCGAGGACACAGAACTTGACCGCGAATTGGCCGTTCTTCCCCCTGAGATGCGCTGGCGGGAATGGATGCGACGAATCGAGGCGGTGCTGTTTGCAAGCGCGACCCCGGTGGCGCGCGAGGATCTGGCGCGGGTCGTGGGGCAGGGGGCCTCAGTCGATCTGTTGATCGAGGATCTGGCAGTGGATCTGGAGGGCCGACCCTATGAGGTGGCACAGGTGGGCAAGGCGTGGATGCTGCGCACGCGCGCGGCCTATGCCCCAGCGATCCGCGCCGCGGCGGATGTGGACGGCCAAGCGCTGAACCTGTCAGAATACGATCTGGCCGTGCTGGCGGCGATCGCATTCCACCAGCCGGTAAGCCGCGACGGGCTGAAGGACATCTTCGGCAAAGAGATCAGCCGTGATCTGATCGGCAGGTTGGCCGAGCGTGACCTGATCGGCACCGGCCCGCGCGAACCCCGGCGCGGCGCGCCCTACACTTTTGTCACCACCGAGACCTTCCTTGCCACCTTCGGGATGGCGTCCTTGCGCGACCTGCCCGATCCCGAGCAACTCGCAGATGCCGGCCTCGCGGGCAGGTCGGAGGCTCACGACATTTAAGGAGCGGGTTGAGCTTCGGCCGCAGATCGGCGGGCTTCATGAAGCTGGGTCGCTGCCCGCAGCAGGGCGGCCAGATCAGTCGCTCTGGGGGAGGAGGCCCGCCGCAGCCCTGCAGTTTCAGCAAGCTGATCCGTGAGTTCCTTGACCAATCCGTTGTGGTTTCCAGCGGCATTGGCAAGCCGGACCCAAAGGTTCAGCGGGCCACCACCTTTGTGGCCAACTATTCCGCTCTGCCCTTCCGACAGCCGCCGGAAGAAATCGTGGCGAATCCGATGCGACAGTTGCGGGATCGTTGATGTCGTCGTACCGACGGGCACCGGGCATATTGCAATCCTCTCTGGCAGGGTTTTCCGTTTGCCCCGGCCCACGCCAAGTGCGAGCCCTGCTGTGTCAAGACGAAGCAGATCGTCGATCAGCCGCTCGAGACGCCGGGCGCCTGGGTTTGCCGGGTCCGTCGGTTTGGCGAGAGGAGCGTCGCAGAAGGCGCAGTATTGCTGTGAAACAAGGCGATCCTGTCTGAACGGCGCAAGGCCCTGACCGCAAGACGGGCAGCGGTCGCGCAATCGGCAGCCATGGCGAAAGCAGGACACGCGGGTTGCCAGAGTCCAACTCTGCCGGAAATAGGGCGCCTCGTCTTCCCGCAGGCAGGTGGGACAGAACTGCAGCCAACAGGACTGCGCCGTCGATGTCCCTGCATCTTGCGGCCGGCTCCGCAGCTGCAAGCGCACGCTCGACAAGGGACTGTGGGCCAGACAAAGTCCGTCAATATCTTCGGGGCAGATCGACGTATGGTCGAGCAGGATGCGGCGAACTGCCTCCGGAAGATGCCGGTCAAGTTGTGCCGACCATGTCTCGCCGGCCACTCCGAGCACCGCTCCAAAATAGCGCGGCGGCACACCATTGGCATGTGCAAGCCGATGCAGCCAGCTTGACAAAAGCTCGCCAGGAGCCGGCCTGATGTCCACCGGCCAGCGATGTCCCGCCGCCACTCTATAGCGGCGGGCCGGGGAGACGATGATCCTCGGCGCATTGCTGGTCATGTCATTGAATGGCGCAAGGCCGAGTTCCGTCGCCGTGACAGCGGCACATAGCCGAGGGCCATGACGGTGCTGGACGTGATCCGTTCCTCACCGCTCTCAATAGCTGCAACCGCCGCCCGGGTGACGATGTCGACCACCTCGCCAATCAGCCCTTCCGACAGATCATGGATCATTCTGGCAAGGGGCAACCGCGAGAGGTTAGAGGCTTGGGCAAGCGGAATGCTCGCCTCGAGACTGTCGAGAAGGGCTGCAAAATCCTCGTCGAAACCCCACCGCGGCACTGGGACCGTATCAAATCGTGATCCCATTTCATCGGTGTCGTGCAGCGCATCGTAGACGGCGATTTCGCCGACAAGCACGGGCGAGATGTCATGCACCCGTGCGATCCGCCGCAGGAACGAGAAGATTGCCTTCACATCCTGCCTGCGCCCACGCAGCGCACTATAGAACTCGTCGAAGATGAGCAGGCGCGGCTTCAGGCTGTCGAGAAG carries:
- a CDS encoding DUF1403 family protein; its protein translation is MRKPRAEPLETLPMLPPLPGWIGAAPAETLEAAAFRSGAALAHLSQVTAAGDVPVALWRDRLALVAAGNCAEMAGRREGPGALRDALHLTGPGDDPGPAGRLLQQWSRAVARPVSVAHLTNALQGIVAERIALCLDAMGQTPVDRAAHVIEAVLTDHPRAETAALILADAVLAKGVGATHVLPLLALTLRPRDLRLRGDDLRLACHRAVVSAIGGQVLPLAGDLARAAARLRAVAPKLRAKAAGRAVDLFLSRDALAPGALAFMSDRAARRLCDRLVALGAVRELTGRDTFRLYGV
- a CDS encoding PIN domain-containing protein, whose protein sequence is MSAEFADTNVVLYLLDDGSKADRAEVILGQGPRISVQVLNETLVNCRRKAGLSWEEAGAFLEGVRALCPVEDLTLQTHDVGRALAERYGFSIYDAMIVASALVAGCTTLWSEDMQDGLLVEGQLRIINPFARADSF
- a CDS encoding AbrB/MazE/SpoVT family DNA-binding domain-containing protein, encoding MQVAKWGNSLAVRLPAELVRELGLKEGDQIDLVKDDRQVRVRRLARADEVLTGLRQFRGKLPAAERLSRDDAHER
- a CDS encoding TniB family NTP-binding protein; this encodes MADHLLPSTSALLDADAATRIAHIRAPRWIGHPGASAAHDALRQLLERPPSLRPRGLLIAGPYHNGKTMIAERFAVEHLRRADRQRVWVIQTREGAGLSHFYASILSGLRAPQAAGWRSLSRASEQVDHLLDSLKPRLLIFDEFYSALRGRRQDVKAIFSFLRRIARVHDISPVLVGEIAVYDALHDTDEMGSRFDTVPVPRWGFDEDFAALLDSLEASIPLAQASNLSRLPLARMIHDLSEGLIGEVVDIVTRAAVAAIESGEERITSSTVMALGYVPLSRRRNSALRHSMT
- a CDS encoding tyrosine-type recombinase/integrase — translated: MTETPEKSPSEPPERPDRHERDDSADTERDTIALPSHVAGSGTLDRLVETARDYARQAASENTLKAYTKDWAHFARWCRMRGADPLPSSSQLIGLYIADLAAPSGKAPALSASSIERRLSGLTWGYAQRGERLDRKDRHIASVLAGIRRKHARPPAQKEAILPEDLRDMLATLPHDLRGLRDRAILLIGFAGGLRRSEIVSLDHGKDDTPDSGGWVEILEDGVLLTLRGKTGWREVEIARGSSDQTCPVHALTQWLHYARIDFGPIFVATSRNGLKATSERLSDKHVARLIKSCAREAGLRPDLPEAERVRLFSGHSLRAGLASSAEVDERYVQKQLGHASAEMTRRYQRRRDRFRVNLTKAAGL
- a CDS encoding TniQ family protein, with protein sequence MTSNAPRIIVSPARRYRVAAGHRWPVDIRPAPGELLSSWLHRLAHANGVPPRYFGAVLGVAGETWSAQLDRHLPEAVRRILLDHTSICPEDIDGLCLAHSPLSSVRLQLRSRPQDAGTSTAQSCWLQFCPTCLREDEAPYFRQSWTLATRVSCFRHGCRLRDRCPSCGQGLAPFRQDRLVSQQYCAFCDAPLAKPTDPANPGARRLERLIDDLLRLDTAGLALGVGRGKRKTLPERIAICPVPVGTTTSTIPQLSHRIRHDFFRRLSEGQSGIVGHKGGGPLNLWVRLANAAGNHNGLVKELTDQLAETAGLRRASSPRATDLAALLRAATQLHEARRSAAEAQPAP
- the scpB gene encoding SMC-Scp complex subunit ScpB, whose product is MGRREDTELDRELAVLPPEMRWREWMRRIEAVLFASATPVAREDLARVVGQGASVDLLIEDLAVDLEGRPYEVAQVGKAWMLRTRAAYAPAIRAAADVDGQALNLSEYDLAVLAAIAFHQPVSRDGLKDIFGKEISRDLIGRLAERDLIGTGPREPRRGAPYTFVTTETFLATFGMASLRDLPDPEQLADAGLAGRSEAHDI